One genomic region from Diabrotica undecimpunctata isolate CICGRU chromosome 9, icDiaUnde3, whole genome shotgun sequence encodes:
- the LOC140449619 gene encoding uncharacterized protein isoform X1, with product MFNQTEVKQEVGERTCKSEIDNEVDKVLQDTFKIEIKEEPKRECTNDTFVYLDDKKCPIKAEIEQDDGFSCKDMTSDASCLLKNHDRSDKPLSNNYRSELHMRIHTREKPYTCEICTKQFSMKKILQSHMRVHTGEKPFECGICTKQFSRKDGLKLHMRMHTGEKPFECGICTKQFSWKDGLKLHMSMHTGEKPFKCEICTKQFSTKHILKLHMAVHTREKPFECGVCAKQFSMKQHLKAHMRVHTGEKPFKCEICTKQFSTKPVLKSHMRVHTGENLFECGVCTRQFSMKQHLKAHMRVHTDEKPFKCEICPKQLSTKHVLKSHMALHTGENLFECEVCAKQFSLKQYLKKHMRVHTVEKPFECEVCARKFSIKHVLKSHMRVHTGENSFECEVCTRQFSMKQYLKAHMRVHTGIKPFKCEICTKQFSTKRVLKSHMRVHTGENSFECEVCTRQFSMKQHLKAHMRVHTGEKPFECGVSTKQFSMKQQLIAHMSVHTFEKPFRCEICPKQFSTKFTLKTHMAIHNDEKLFECEICTKQFSRKGDLKLHMRMHTGEKPFKCEICTKQFSTKRVLKSHMRVHTGEKPFKCEICTKQFSRKDGLKLHMRMHTGEKPFKCEICNKHFSTKRVLKSHMRVHTGEKPFKCEICTKQFSRKDGLKLHMRMHTGEKPFKCEICTKQFSRKDGLKLHMRMHTGEKPFKCEICNKHFSTKRVLKSHMRVHTGENSFECGVCTRQFSMKQHLKAHMRVHTGEKPFKCEICTKQFSRKGDLKLHMRMHTGEKPFKCEICTKQFSREGGLKLHMTMHTGENPF from the exons ATGTTTAATCAAACTGAAGTAAAACAAGAAGTTGGTGAAAGAACTTGCAAAAGTGAAATAGATAATGAAGTAGATAAAGTTCTACAGGACacctttaaaattgaaattaaggaGGAACCTAAAAGAGAATGTACAAATGATACATTTGTTTATTTAGACGATAAGAAATGTCCTATAAAAGCTGAAATAGAACAAGATGATG GTTTTTCTTGCAAAGATATGACATCTGATGCCAGTTGCCTATTAAAAAATCATGATAGGAGTGACAAACCATTGTCAAACAATTATCGTTCAGAACTACATATGAGGATACACACTAGGGAAAAACCTTATACATGTGAAATctgcaccaaacaattttcaatgaagaaaattttacaatcgcatatgagagtgcatactggtgaaaaaccatttgaatgtggaaTTTGTACTAAACAATTTTCAAGGAAAGATGGTTTAAAATTGCATATGAgaatgcatactggtgaaaaaccatttgaatgtggaaTTTGTACCAAACAATTTTCATGGAAAGATGGTTTAAAATTGCATATGAGcatgcatactggtgaaaaaccatttaaatgtgaaatttgcaccaaacaattttcaacaaaaCACATTTTGAAATTGCATATGGCAGTGCATACtcgtgaaaaaccatttgaatgtgggGTTTGTGCCAAACAATTTTCAATGAAACAACATTTAAAAgcgcatatgagagtgcatactggtgaaaaaccatttaaatgtgaaatttgcaccaaacagttttcaacAAAACCAGTTTTGAAATCGCATATgcgagtgcatactggtgaaaactTATTTGAATGCGGGGTTTGTACCAGACAATTTTCAATGAAACAACATTTAAAAgcgcatatgagagtgcatactgatgaaaaaccatttaaatgtgaaatttgcccCAAACAATTGTCAACAAAACACGTTTTGAAATCGCATATGGCATTGCATACTGGTGAAAACCTATTTGAATGTGAGGTTTGTGCCAAACAATTTTCActgaaacaatatttaaaaaagcatatgagagtgcacactgttgaaaaaccatttgaatgtgaggTTTGTGCcagaaaattttcaataaaacacGTTTTGAAATCGCATATgcgagtgcatactggtgaaaactCATTTGAATGTGAGGTTTGTACCAGACAATTTTCAATGAAACAATATTTAAAAgcgcatatgagagtgcatactggtataaaaccatttaaatgtgaaatttgcaccaaacaattttcaacaaaaCGCGTTTTGAAATCGCATATgcgagtgcatactggtgaaaactCATTTGAATGTGAGGTTTGTACCAGACAATTTTCAATGAAACAACATTTAAAAgcgcatatgagagtgcatactggtgaaaaaccatttgaatgtggtGTTTCCACCAAACAATTTTCAATGAAACAACAATTAATAGCGCATATGAGTGTGCATACTTTTGAAAAACCATTTAGATGTGAAATTTGCCCCAAACAATTTTCAACGAAGTTTACTTTAAAAACACATATGGCAATACATAATGATGAGAAACTATTTGAATGTGAAATATGTACCAAACAATTTTCAAGGAAAGGTGATTTAAAATTGCATATGAgaatgcatactggtgaaaaaccatttaaatgtgaaatttgcaccaaacaattttcaacaaaaCGCGTTTTGAAATCGCATATgcgagtgcatactggtgaaaaaccatttaaatgtgaaatttgcaccaaacaattttcaagGAAAGATGGTTTAAAATTGCATATGAgaatgcatactggtgaaaaaccatttaaatgtgaaatttgcaacaAACATTTTTCAACAAAACGCGTTTTGAAATCGCATATgcgagtgcatactggtgaaaaaccatttaaatgtgaaatttgcacgaAACAATTTTCAAGGAAAGATGGTTTAAAATTGCATATGAgaatgcatactggtgaaaaaccatttaaatgtgaaatttgcacgaAACAATTTTCAAGAAAAGATGGTTTAAAATTGCATATGAgaatgcatactggtgaaaaaccatttaaatgtgaaatttgcaacaAACATTTTTCAACAAAACGCGTTTTGAAATCGCATATgcgagtgcatactggtgaaaactCATTTGAATGTGGGGTTTGTACCAGACAATTTTCAATGAAACAACATTTAAAAgcgcatatgagagtgcatactggtgagaaaccctttaaatgtgaaatttgcaccaaacaattttcaagGAAAGGTGATTTAAAATTGCATATGAGaatgcatactggagaaaaaccatttaaatgtgaaatttgcacgaAACAATTTTCAAGGGAAGGTGGTTTAAAATTGCATATGACAATGCATACCGGTGAAAACCCATTTTAA
- the LOC140449619 gene encoding uncharacterized protein isoform X3: MFNQTEVKQEVGERTCKSEIDNEVDKVLQDTFKIEIKEEPKRECTNDTFVYLDDKKCPIKAEIEQDDGFSFKDDLSGLLKNHDRSDKPLSNNYRSELHMRIHTGEKPFTCEIYTKQFSMKETLQSHMRVHTGEKPFECGVCTRQFSMKQHLKQHMRVHTGEKPFECGICTIKFSTKYHLKRHMTVHSDEKPFKCGICTKQFSTKYVLKSHMAVHTGEKPFECGICTIKFSTKYHLKRHMTVHSDEQPFKCGICPKQFSTKHVLKSHMAVHTGENPFECDVCTKQFSMKKYLKVHMRVHTGEKPFECGVCTRQFSKKQSLKEHMRVHTGENPFECGVCTRQFSIKLRLKVHMRMHTGEKPFKCEICTKQFSRKHVLKTHMALHTGETPFECEVCAKQFPMRQYLKVHMRVHTGEKPFECGVCTKQFSMKQSLKEHMRVHTGENPFECEVCTRQFSMKQRLKVHMRMHTGEKPFKCEICTKQFSRKHVLKSHMALHTGEIPFECEVCAKNFLMKQHLKAHMTVHTGENPFECGVCTRQFSTKQHLNAHMRVHTGKKPFKCEFCTKQFSTKYVLKSHMAVHTGETPFECEVCTKKFSLKQNLKAHVRVHTGEKLFKCEICTKQFSTKFTLKTHMAIHNDEKLFECEICTKQFSRKYNLKSHMRMHNGEKIFKCEICTKQFSRKDGLNLHMRMHTGEKPFKCEICTKQFLTKHVLKSHMAVHTDENLF; this comes from the exons ATGTTTAATCAAACTGAAGTAAAACAAGAAGTTGGTGAAAGAACTTGCAAAAGTGAAATAGATAATGAAGTAGATAAAGTTCTACAGGACacctttaaaattgaaattaaggaGGAACCTAAAAGAGAATGTACAAATGATACATTTGTTTATTTAGACGATAAGAAATGTCCTATAAAAGCTGAAATAGAACAAGATGATG GTTTCTCTTTCAAAGATGATCTCAGTGGCCTATTAAAAAATCATGATAGGAGTGACAAACCATTGTCAAATAATTATCGTTCAGAACTACATATGAGGatacacactggggaaaaaccttttACATGTGAAATCTACACAAAACAATTTTCAATGAAGGAAACTTTACAatcgcatatgagagtgcatactggtgaaaaaccatttgaatgcgGGGTTTGTACCAGACAATTTTCAAtgaaacaacatttaaaacagcatatgagagtgcatactggtgaaaaaccatttgaatgtggaaTTTGCACTATAAAATTTTCAACAAAGTATCATTTAAAAAGACATATGACAGTGCATAGTgatgaaaaaccatttaaatgtggtatatgcaccaaacaattttcaacaaaataCGTTTTGAAATCGCATATGgcagtgcatactggtgaaaaaccatttgaatgtggaaTTTGCACTATAAAATTTTCAACAAAGTATCATTTAAAAAGACATATGACAGTGCATAGTGATGAACAACCATTTAAATGTGGTATATGCcccaaacaattttcaacaaaaCACGTTTTGAAATCGCATATGgcagtgcatactggtgaaaaccCATTTGAATGTGACGTTTGTACCAAACAATTTtcaatgaaaaaatatttaaaagtgcatatgagagtgcatactggtgaaaaaccatttgaatgcgGGGTTTGTACCAGACAATTTTCAAAGAAACAAAGTTTAAAAgagcatatgagagtgcatactggtgaaaaccCATTTGAATGTGGGGTTTGTACcagacaattttcaattaaactacgtttaaaagtgcatatgagaatgcatactggtgaaaaaccctttaaatgtgaaatttgcacaaAACAATTttcaagaaaacacgttttgaaaacGCATATGGCATTGCATACTGGTGAAACCCCATTTGAATGTGAGGTTTGTGCCAAACAATTTCCAATGAGACAatatttaaaagtgcatatgagagtgcatactggtgaaaaaccatttgaatgtgggGTTTGTACCAAACAATTTTCAATGAAACAAAGTTTAAAAgagcatatgagagtgcatactggtgaaaaccCATTTGAATGTGAGGTTTGTACCAGACAATTTTCAATGAAACAAcgtttaaaagtgcatatgagaatgcatactggtgaaaaaccctttaaatgtgaaatttgcaccaaacaattttcaagaaaacacgttttgaaatCGCATATGGCATTGCATACTGGTGAAATCCCATTTGAATGTGAGGTTTGTGCcaaaaattttttaatgaaacaacatttaaaagcgcatatgacagtgcatactggtgaaaaccCATTTGAATGTGGGGTTTGTACCAGACAATTTTCAACGAAACAACATTTAAATgcgcatatgagagtgcatactggtaaaaaaccatttaaatgtgaattttgcaccaaacaattttcaacaaaataCGTTTTGAAATCTCATATGgcagtgcatactggtgaaaccCCATTTGAATGTGAGGTTTGTACCAAAAAATTTTCattgaaacaaaatttaaaagcccatgtgagagtgcatactggtgaaaaactatttaaatgtgaaatttgcaccaaacaattttcaacgaAGTTTACTTTAAAAACACATATGGCAATACATAATGATGAGAAACTATTTGAATGTGAAATATGTACCAAACAATTTTCAaggaaatataatttaaaatcgcatATGAGAATGCAtaatggtgaaaaaatatttaaatgtgaaatttgtacgAAACAATTTTCAAGGAAAGATGGTTTAAATTTGCATATGAgaatgcatactggtgaaaaaccatttaaatgtgaaatttgcaccaaacaatttttAACAAAACATGTTTTGAAATCGCATATGGCAGTGCATACTGATGAAAACTTATTTTAA